A genome region from Hevea brasiliensis isolate MT/VB/25A 57/8 chromosome 9, ASM3005281v1, whole genome shotgun sequence includes the following:
- the LOC110663547 gene encoding early nodulin-75, which produces MSSPKCLLVLFLLAVAVILSATPSSLADDRHEPPKGKGKKPPPKHKPPHGHFLSENVEDFHGPPKGKGEKPPPEYRPPPHHKPPHKPPPGHRSLLEVEDVVEEDHKGKGYKPPPKHKPHHGHHGHLLTEEEVTEDLHKGKEKGEKPPPKHKPPHGEKFPPKHKPPHKRPPAN; this is translated from the coding sequence ATGTCTTCTCCTAAATGCTTGTTAGTGTTGTTCCTGCTCGCAGTAGCAGTGATTCTCTCCGCAACCCCCTCATCACTCGCTGATGATCGTCATGAACCTCCTAAAGGTAAAGGCAAGAAACCACCTCCAAAACATAAGCCACCACATGGTCACTTTTTGAGTGAAAATGTAGAGGACTTTCATGGACCTCCAAAAGGCAAGGGAGAGAAACCACCACCTGAATACAGACCTCCACCTCATCACAAACCACCACATAAGCCTCCACCAGGACATAGAAGCCTTTTGGAAGTTGAGGATGTCGTGGAGGAAGACCATAAGGGTAAGGGATATAAACCACCACCAAAACATAAGCCACATCATGGACATCATGGACATCTTCTAACTGAGGAAGAAGTAACTGAGGATTTGCACAAGGGAAAAGAAAAGGGAGAGAAGCCACCACCAAAACACAAGCCACCACACGGAGAGAAATTTCCGCCAAAACACAAGCCACCCCACAAGCGTCCACCAGCCAACTAA